One window from the genome of Plasmodium relictum strain SGS1 genome assembly, chromosome: 12 encodes:
- a CDS encoding DNA-3-methyladenine glycosylase, putative, with amino-acid sequence MAISNKKDMKRKLNIKKKKLMEEVKILEKKKSIDISYLPYVYILLKYFFENNNIHILNEFFYLQDNVLSITEDLMGHILWVFDEKENKLYGSRIVELESYNGSTDKASHAYNNKKTNRNLSMFEKGGISYVYICYGIHNCLNIVTNIENIPEAILVRSLEPIYNIEYFLSNKYKNVSEFLYSKNFSEIIKECKATDNEHKKKINSNFKDLINKHNYLKNIEKINHVLKMINKKKLVKLCSGPGCVTKCLEVTRQDDMKRFYIDLYNNNKKKEDNLKKEANYNKNMTYINNNNKSSKYFDNSKLLNNKRGKKENVNNNVSDNYSSNNEILHESNTNIKSNFYFSSNIKNIEKSRFFISICPTVNEILYFYETLRTHKNEEEYFIKNIYNEYKIYLLEYFDYMKWQKDKLTIQKDKRIGIGYAEEAALFEYRFLLKNHPSVTFPPK; translated from the coding sequence atggcaatttcaaataaaaaggatATGAAGCGAAAGttgaatattaaaaaaaaaaaattaatggaagaagtaaaaatattagaaaagaaaaaatctATTGATATATCTTATTTACcttatgtttatatattattaaaatatttctttgaaaataataatatccatattttaaatgagtttttttatcttcaaGACAATGTTCTAAGTATAACTGAAGATTTAATGGGGCATATATTGTGGGTATTCGatgaaaaggaaaataaattatatggaTCAAGAATAGTTGAATTAGAATCATATAATGGTTCAACGGATAAAGCGTCACAtgcatataataataaaaagacgAATAGAAACCTGTCTATGTTTGAAAAAGGAGGAATAagttatgtatatatatgttatggTATTCACAACTGCTTGAATATAGTAacaaatatagaaaatattccTGAAGCTATTTTAGTTAGATCTCTTGAACCAATttataacattgaatatttCTTATcaaacaaatataaaaatgtttctgaatttttatattcaaagAATTTCTCTGAAATTATTAAGGAATGTAAGGCAACAGATAATGaacataagaaaaaaataaatagtaattttaaagatttaattaataaacataattatttaaaaaatattgaaaaaataaatcatgttttaaaaatgataaataaaaaaaaattagtaaaatTATGCAGTGGTCCTGGTTGTGTAACGAAATGTCTAGAAGTAACAAGACAAGATGATATGAAACGATTTTATAttgatttatataataataataaaaaaaaagaagataatttaaagaaagaagcaaactataataaaaatatgacctacatcaataataataataaaagttcTAAGTATTTTGACAACTCAaaacttttaaataataaaagaggaaaaaaagaaaatgtaaataataatgtttCTGACAATTACAGCagtaataatgaaatattacaTGAATcaaatacaaatataaaatcaaatttttacttttcatctaacataaaaaatatagaaaaaagtaGGTTTTTTATAAGTATTTGCCCAACAGTAAATgagattttatatttttatgaaacaTTAAGAACccataaaaatgaagaagagtactttataaagaatatatataatgaatataaaatatatttattagaaTATTTTGATTATATGAAATGgcaaaaagataaattaacTATTCAAAAAGATAAAAGAATCGGAATTGGTTATGCAGAAGAAGCTGCATTATTTGAGTATcgatttttattaaagaatcATCCATCTGTTACATTTCCTCCTAAGTAA